One segment of Coffea arabica cultivar ET-39 chromosome 7c, Coffea Arabica ET-39 HiFi, whole genome shotgun sequence DNA contains the following:
- the LOC113699949 gene encoding CDK5RAP1-like protein — translation MATATAAAAASISSSVSSVLNQPHHHPSLIIRLPRRCSAAFSRRLLGSPNPLKTSSSLSRSSYHVLSRSPLLKARRCLNFSLGFVRNSASHIPLSQKQDIPSLHHFMPKATPVPSVSEPQFDLIAPTEVLPRGRIYQETYGCQMNVNDMEIVLSIMKKAGYSEVVDVPESAEIIFVNTCAIRDNAEQKVWQRLNYFWFLKRHWKSNVAIGRSQSLHPPKVVVLGCMAERLKEKILDADKMVDVVCGPDAYRDLPRLLEEVDSGQKGINTLLSLEETYADINPVRISKNSISAFVSIMRGCNNMCSFCIVPFTRGRERSRPVESIVREVGELWKEGVKEVTLLGQNVNSYNDTSGLEKEIEPGVNWKLSEGFSSMCKVKKMGLRFADLLDRLAVEFPEMRFRFTSPHPKDFPDELLYVMRDRHNICKSIHLPAQSGNSNMLKKMRRGYTREAYLELVSKIRSIIPDMGISSDFICGFCGETEEEHQDTLTLMKAVSYDMAYMFAYSMREKTHAHRNYMDDVLEDVKQRRLTELIEAFRESTGQCFDSQLGSVQLVLVEGPNKRAPDTELIGKSDRGHRVSFRNLPVPDRVENDGKRNPRVGDFVEVHISKTSRASLFGEALAITKLSSFYDNLHEHAFACASRI, via the exons ATGGCGACTGCCACTGCTGCCGCTGCTGCTTCCATATCTTCTTCAGTGTCGTCTGTCTTAAACCAACCCCACCACCACCCTTCTCTAATCATCCGGCTTCCTCGGAGATGCTCCGCCGCCTTCTCTCGCCGACTCCTTGGGTCCCCAAATCCCCTGAAAACCTCATCATCTCTCTCCCGTTCTTCCTACCATGTCCTCTCCCGCTCGCCATTATTAAAAGCGCGGCGATGTTTAAACTTCTCTTTAGGATTCGTTCGGAACTCAGCATCGCACATTCCGCTTTCCCAAAAGCAAGATATCCCGAGTCTCCACCATTTCATGCCAAAAGCTACTCCCGTTCCTTCTGTTTCTGAACCCCAATTCGA CTTGATAGCACCTACTGAAGTTCTTCCAAGAGGTCGTATTTATCAAGAAACATATGGATGTCAGATGAATGTCAATGATATGGAGATAGTATTATCTATCATGAAGAAAGCTGGGTATAGTGAAGTGGTGGATGTTCCTGAGAGTGCAGAGATAATATTTGTCAACACATGTGCTATTAGGGACAATGCAGAGCAAAAGGTATGGCAGAGGCTCAATTACTTTTGGTTTCTTAAGAGGCATTGGAAGAGCAATGTTGCCATTGGACGGTCACAGTCCCTGCATCCTCCGAAAGTTGTTGTTCTCGGCTGTATGGCTGAGAGGTTGAAGGAGAAGATATTAGATGCAGATAAGATGGTTGATGTTGTTTGTGGACCTGATGCTTATAGAGACCTGCCACGCCTATTAGAAGAGGTAGACTCTGGTCAAAAAGGGATTAACACTCTACTTTCACTTGAAGAAACTTATGCTGATATCAATCCTGTTCGTATCTCTAAAAATTCAATCAGTGCTTTTGTCTCAATTATGAGAGGTTGCAATAATATGTGCTCCTTTTGCATTGTGCCTTTCACCAGAGGCAGAGAGAGATCTAGGCCAGTGGAATCCATTGTTAGAGAGGTGGGAGAGCTTTGGAAAGAAGGTGTTAAAGAGGTGACGCTTCTTGGTCAGAATGTTAACAGTTACAATGACACATCCGGGcttgaaaaagaaattgaaccagGAGTAAACTGGAAACTTAGTGAAGGTTTTTCCAGCATGTGTAAGGTTAAAAAGATGGGTTTACGCTTTGCAGATCTCTTGGATAGACTTGCTGTGGAATTTCCGGAGATGCGGTTTAGATTCACTTCACCACACCCTAAAGATTTTCCTGATGAGTTGTTGTATGTAATGCGAGACAGACACAATATCTGCAAAAGCATCCATTTGCCTGCACAATCAGGGAACAGTAACATGCTGAAAAAGATGCGACGTGGCTATACACGAGAAGCATATTTAGAACTTGTGAGTAAGATACGGAGTATAATTCCTGATATGGGGATCAGCAGTGATTTTATTTGTG GTTTTTGTGGTGAAACAGAGGAGGAGCACCAAGACACACTTACCCTGATGAAGGCTGTCAGTTATGATATGGCATACATGTTTGCATACAGTATGAGAGAGAAAACCCATGCCCACAGGAATTACATGGATGATGTTCTTGAAGATGTAAAGCAGAGACGGCTAACAGAGCTTATTGAAGCTTTCCGGGAGAGTACAGGTCAGTGCTTTGACTCCCAACTTGGCAGTGTCCAACTTGTGTTAGTTGAAGGGCCCAATAAGAGGGCCCCTGACACAGAGCTTATAGGCAAGAGCGATAGAGGCCACAGGGTATCTTTCAGAAACTTGCCTGTCCCTGATAGGGTTGAGAATGATGGTAAAAGGAATCCAAGAGttggtgattttgtggaagttcATATTTCAAAAACCTCAAGAGCGTCACTCTTTGGAGAAGCACTTGCGATTACTAAACTGAGCTCATTTTATGACAATCTACATGAACATGCTTTTGCCTGTGCTAGCAGAATTTGA